The DNA segment TGAAGCTCCCTGTTCCCGTAACCGATGGGCAAGCTGAATTCCGATTTGTTCAGCATCGCTGGCAGCACCGCTAACGGTATCTTTAATCATCCGCTTGCCGTCTAAACTGGCAACCATCCCGGTTAAGGTGAGTGTATCGCCGTCAATCTGAGTATTTACCCCGATTGGCACCTGGCAGCCACCTTCTAGCTTCCGTAAAAAGGCTCTTTCGGCGTAGCAGCGTTGAGCCGTGGGTTGATGCTCTAGTACCTTAAGTAACTCTAGAATTTCGGTGTCACCAGCACGGCATTCGATGCCTAAAGCACCTTGCCCGACGGCATGAAGGGACACTTCAGGGGCAATAACTTGATGAACGCGATCGCTCATTCCCAGGCGGTGCAATCCTGCTACTGCCAAAATAATTCCGTCGTATTCGCCTGTATCTAGTTTTGCCAGTCGGGTGTTTAGGTTACCCCGAATATCCTTAAACGATAGGTGCGGATAGTGGTGGCGCAGCTGTGCCAGTCGCCGCAGGGAAGAGGTTCCAATTACAGCCCCTTCTGGCAGGGTTTCCAGTTGCTTATCTTTGTGCTTTTCATGCACGACAAGCGCGTCTGCCGGATTTTCCCGTTCGCTAACGCATCCTAAAACCAATCCCTCTGGCAAGTTGGTGGGCAAATCCTTCAGGGAATGCACGGCAAAGTCTGTCTCTTGGTTGAGCATTCCCAGTTCGAGTTCTTTCGTAAAGAGTCCCTTATCGCCAATCTTGGCTAAGGCAACATCTAGAATTTTGTCCCCTTGAGTCGCCATCGTGTGGACTTCAAAGGTACATTCGGGAAAGTGTTTCTGGAGTTGTTCTTGCACCCAGTAAGTCTGGACGAGTGCGAGTTGGCTTTTGCGAGAACCGATGCGGATAGTACGAGCCGGACTAGAAACTGTAGGAGACATAAAGCGATCGCCTGAACACAGCAAATAAAGTCACCTGTTCTAGACTACCGCAGCCGTGGCTGTAATAGGTCTGGAGTTTGATGCCAACACTCTCAAGATAAGTTAAGTAATATGAATTCTCCCGGATGCTGGAAGCGAGCCAGTCATCGTTGATGGATGTTTGGCAGGGACAGCATCATGGTATAGAGCGAGCGACTGAATACAGCAAATCAAGTCGCCTGTTCTAGACTACTGCAAGCGTGATTTTTATAGGCTTGTCAGCTGAGCCGATACAGTAGAAAGATTAGACTCTCCTGAACGATTGTTAGTAATGCTCCCGATGTTTCGGCTGAAGTACCCCGTTGAGCAAAGCAATCCGCCTCTTTCTGCGAGGGAAACTCTGCCCACGATGTACGATTTACCCAGTGAAAATCCAGAGGAACCCGGTTTGCCTGACGAATTTCACGATTTGCAATCCCAACTGCTAAGCTTTTGCTTTTGCCCCCCCAACTATCCACCAGAACAGATATTTAGTGCCAGTAACTTAAATCTTTACTATGATGTCCATCACCAAAATTGGTACAAACGACCTGATTGGTTTGGAGTCGTAGGGGTGTCGAGGCTTTATGACAAGAAAGACTTACGCCTGAGCTATGTAATTTGGCAAGAAGGGGTTAGTCCGTTTGTAGTGGTGGAATTACTGTCTCCCAGCACAGAAAAAGAAGATTTGGGAACAAGGGAAGCTAACCAACCTCCAATCCAACCACCCACTAAGTGGGAAGTTTACGAACAGGTTTTGCGGGTGCCTTACTATGTAGTTTTTGATCGCTCTATCGATCGATTCCAAGGCTTTACTCTTATTTCTGGTCGTTACCAAGAAATAGAATTGACCGAAGCCAGAATTTGGATACCATTGCTGGAATTAGGTTTGGGGCTTTGGCAAGGAATGTATCGAGGGATCGATCGCCTCTGGTTGCGTTGGTCGGATGCTCAAGGAAACTTAATTCCTACGGAGGCTGAAGGAGGGCTGCAACAAGCGCAACAAGCCGAACAACGGGCTGAATATTTAGCTCAACGGCTTCGAGAGTTTGGAATTCAACCGTAGTGGAATCTAGCCACTAGAGACACTTTAATTTAAGTGATCGCATAGAAGGACTTTAAAATACCTAATTTACACATCTTCATTATTCCTAAAAGTTATTTATTTAGCAGCGTTAGTACTACTGGATTACTGCACGTCCGCTTGAATCAAAACCGTATATCCACTGATTACTTGAGTAGGAATCATGCCACATTCTCAGTAATATTTCCCTATGCTACAAGAAATGACAATGTTAATTTTTACTATAAGCGTAAACATTAGTGTATTTCTTGACCTGGAAGTATTCACGTAGTAAATCCTTCCTTACATCAAAAACCTAGTCGTAATTTCCATCAAACTCGGATAAACTCACACAGAGGTTTTGAATGACTGAGAATAATAAGAGTCATCGCTTTCAAGGAACTACAGCTTTATTGGGTGGGGTAGCAGCTATTCTCACTGCTGTGGGGTCTTTAGTATTGGCGTTGAAGCCTGAATCACAGACTGCATCCAATATTGCTATTCAACAGCCAATATTAGAAGTGAAAACTTCGCCATCGGTTCAGCCGCAAATTTCAGAGGTTAAAGCAGCACCATCACAAAAACCTTCTACAGATGCACCTCAGAATTCATCACCTGCCCTAGTTACCTCTACAGAAGATACAGTATCTTTGTCTGTATCCAAAACGGTTGAGCATTTACTACAGACGAAAGTATGTCCAGCGTGCAATCTTCAAGGTGCTAACCTTCAAGGTGCTGATCTTCAAGGTGCTGATCTTCAAGGTGCTAATCTTCAGGGTGCTAATTTGAATAGTGCCAGAATAAACAACGCAAAATTAAGTGGAGCAATTCTCAGCGGAGCAAGCTTGAATAATGCTCGTGTACAGGACACTGACTTGAGTGGTGCTAACTTAAGTGGTGCTAACTTAACTAAAGCTCAGCTAAGCTCTGTTAATCTGAGTCATGCTGATTTAAGAAATGCAAATTTGAGTGAGGCTGGAACTTTTAATTCTAATTTCTCTGAAGCTGATTTAAGCGGTTCTAACCTAAATAATGCCTTACTACAAATTACCAATTTTAAGAAAACTAATTTAAACAATGCCAGCCTAGAACTTGTTAGAGATCAAGACTCGAAGTTTGATGAAGCAACTTTTCAGAAGGCAAATCTGAAAAGTTCTAATTTGAGCCGGTTAAAAGATTTGCCAAATATCAACCTTACAGAAACAATAATGCCTGATGGCACAGTCCACAAATAAGTGGGCTGGTCTGCGAAAGAAACGATTACTACACGTTTACTTATTGCTGTTGGTTACTGATTAATATCAGAAAAGTAGCGATCGCATTCCTCACCGATTTCATTTCAGTAGTGCGATCGCATTCTCGCTTTACCTATCGGCGTTGCTTAGATATTGCTCTAATTGCGCTGTCCGCTGTTTTGTTACTTCTGCAAGGCAACTACTGTAAATCATCGGTTCCATTGTTCCGCCTGCAAATTCAGTTCTTTCATAAGTACAACTAGCATCTCTAAACTTTATCCAAGCTTGCTGTGCTGAAATTAATTTCTGTCGCCGCGAACTTTGCAATCTTGGTAGGAGTTGTTTGTATACCTGGTTCAACTTTTTATCTGCATTTTGGTAATCTATTCCAGCACAAGCGTTCATTTCTCCTTGAGTCTGAGGATTATTGCAGTTAGGTCGTTGAGCTACGCGGATTCCTGATACATCGGGTGTTGCATTTGCATTTGTCACTGCTGTAGTTCCTAAACCGAGCAAAGCTGCTACACCTACAATTGCGGGTAATAATTTGTTCATCGTTAAATCTTGAATTGCGTGCAGCCAATAACATAGCAAAAAGGTCATAGCAACAAAGTGTAATGCGATCGCTCTTGATGAGCATCGGCTAGCATTGGCAAATGACGATTCCTTTTAGACCTATCAATCTATTTGAGTACGAAAGGCTAGCCACCCAGCATCTATCTCAAATGGCGCTGGACTACTACGCTAGCGGTGCTTGGGACGAAATCACGCTGCGGGATAATCGAGTAGCTTTTGAGCGCTATAAACTCCGTCCTCGGATGCTGGTAGATGTCAGTCAGCGGGATTTAAGTACCACGATCCTCGGTCAATCTCTACAACTGCCCATTCTCATCGCACCAATGGCGTTTCAGTGTTTGGCGCATCCAGAAGGTGAAATTGCTACTGCTACAGCTGCGGCAAAAATGGGAACTGCGATGGTATTGAGTACCTTAGCAACCAAAAGTATAGAAGAAGTTGCCAGCACCGGAAATCAAACACCGCAGTGGTTTCAGTTGTATGTGCATCGCGATCGCGCCCTCACTCGTAGCTTGGTGGAACGCGCCTATGCTGCCGGTTTTCAGGCGCTGTGTCTGACTGTTGACGCGCCTCTGCTGGGTAAGCGAGAGCGAGATACGCGCAATCAGTTTGTTTTGCCGTTGGGAATGGAACTGGCTAATTTAGCCACGTTGACAGATTTGGAAATTTCCTATAAACCTGGCGAATCGGGTTTATTTGCCTATTTTTTAGAGCAACTGAACCCAGCACTGACGTGGAAAGATTTGGAGTGGTTGCAATCCCTGTCGCCTCTGCCCTTAGTAGTGAAAGGGATTCTGCGAGGAGACGATGCGCTTCGGGCGGTGGAACATGGAGCCAAAGGGGTGATTGTTTCTAATCATGGGGGCAGACAATTGGATGGAGCGATCGCTACCATTGATGCCCTGAGTGAGGTGGTTGCATCTGTGGGAGACACAGCCGAAGTTCTGGTTGATGGCGGTATCCGTCGTGGCACTGATGTTCTCAAAGCCCTGGCATTAGGGGCAAAAGCCGTATTGTTGGGACGCCCAGTGTTGTGGGGATTAGCGGTAGGGGGAGAGGCAGGTGTCCGTCACGTACTGGAACTATTGCGGGATGAACTTGATTTAGCGATCGCTTTGAGTGGCTGCGCCAAGTTACAAGATATTGACTCCAGTTTGGTGCTGCGGTTGTAGGAATGCTTGGTGTTG comes from the Coleofasciculus sp. FACHB-1120 genome and includes:
- the hemC gene encoding hydroxymethylbilane synthase, whose protein sequence is MSPTVSSPARTIRIGSRKSQLALVQTYWVQEQLQKHFPECTFEVHTMATQGDKILDVALAKIGDKGLFTKELELGMLNQETDFAVHSLKDLPTNLPEGLVLGCVSERENPADALVVHEKHKDKQLETLPEGAVIGTSSLRRLAQLRHHYPHLSFKDIRGNLNTRLAKLDTGEYDGIILAVAGLHRLGMSDRVHQVIAPEVSLHAVGQGALGIECRAGDTEILELLKVLEHQPTAQRCYAERAFLRKLEGGCQVPIGVNTQIDGDTLTLTGMVASLDGKRMIKDTVSGAASDAEQIGIQLAHRLREQGASAILEEIFTEVGRGH
- a CDS encoding Uma2 family endonuclease translates to MFRLKYPVEQSNPPLSARETLPTMYDLPSENPEEPGLPDEFHDLQSQLLSFCFCPPNYPPEQIFSASNLNLYYDVHHQNWYKRPDWFGVVGVSRLYDKKDLRLSYVIWQEGVSPFVVVELLSPSTEKEDLGTREANQPPIQPPTKWEVYEQVLRVPYYVVFDRSIDRFQGFTLISGRYQEIELTEARIWIPLLELGLGLWQGMYRGIDRLWLRWSDAQGNLIPTEAEGGLQQAQQAEQRAEYLAQRLREFGIQP
- a CDS encoding pentapeptide repeat-containing protein, encoding MTENNKSHRFQGTTALLGGVAAILTAVGSLVLALKPESQTASNIAIQQPILEVKTSPSVQPQISEVKAAPSQKPSTDAPQNSSPALVTSTEDTVSLSVSKTVEHLLQTKVCPACNLQGANLQGADLQGADLQGANLQGANLNSARINNAKLSGAILSGASLNNARVQDTDLSGANLSGANLTKAQLSSVNLSHADLRNANLSEAGTFNSNFSEADLSGSNLNNALLQITNFKKTNLNNASLELVRDQDSKFDEATFQKANLKSSNLSRLKDLPNINLTETIMPDGTVHK
- a CDS encoding lysozyme inhibitor LprI family protein, coding for MNKLLPAIVGVAALLGLGTTAVTNANATPDVSGIRVAQRPNCNNPQTQGEMNACAGIDYQNADKKLNQVYKQLLPRLQSSRRQKLISAQQAWIKFRDASCTYERTEFAGGTMEPMIYSSCLAEVTKQRTAQLEQYLSNADR
- a CDS encoding alpha-hydroxy acid oxidase, whose translation is MTIPFRPINLFEYERLATQHLSQMALDYYASGAWDEITLRDNRVAFERYKLRPRMLVDVSQRDLSTTILGQSLQLPILIAPMAFQCLAHPEGEIATATAAAKMGTAMVLSTLATKSIEEVASTGNQTPQWFQLYVHRDRALTRSLVERAYAAGFQALCLTVDAPLLGKRERDTRNQFVLPLGMELANLATLTDLEISYKPGESGLFAYFLEQLNPALTWKDLEWLQSLSPLPLVVKGILRGDDALRAVEHGAKGVIVSNHGGRQLDGAIATIDALSEVVASVGDTAEVLVDGGIRRGTDVLKALALGAKAVLLGRPVLWGLAVGGEAGVRHVLELLRDELDLAIALSGCAKLQDIDSSLVLRL